Proteins encoded together in one Kitasatospora albolonga window:
- a CDS encoding oxidoreductase: protein MRSTAHHADVIIIGAGIAGLSAAHLLTRAGVGVSVLEAAPTVGGRLATREVDGFRLDLLGPLLCASWPELTGTPGLGTPELREFAPGVLVHSEGRRHRTADLRSARGALRAVRTRSSAPHLAPGGSGSDLRLVSRAGLGGRGAEPGTTGVKSTGLRSAGLRSTGLRNSRTVSDAIDRARLGAALSRLAATPTARLLARPERTALAALAAGQMPARTVDGVLRPLLSALLGDPGLTTSSRCADLALRDYARGGLCVPAGGSGTLPDLLAAALPPGTVRTGVHVTAAGITTVRTKEHGELGCRSLLLATGAGAAAELLPGLRVPAFRPVTVLHHTAPVPPPTGRSLVLDGDRSGPVAYTAVMSEVDPSRAPEGRTLVTSTVLGTPPPDLDRSVRTHLARLYGTPTDDWELLAAHHDPEAVPAMEAPHDPHRPVRVLAGLYVCGDHRDTSTVQGALHSGRRAAEAILTDLGVRPAHGEGTGLREAA from the coding sequence GTGCGCAGCACGGCACACCACGCGGACGTGATCATCATCGGGGCCGGGATCGCCGGCCTGTCAGCGGCCCATCTGCTGACCCGGGCAGGGGTCGGCGTCAGTGTTCTGGAGGCGGCCCCCACCGTGGGCGGCCGGCTGGCCACCCGTGAGGTGGACGGCTTCCGCCTCGACCTGCTCGGCCCCCTGCTCTGCGCCTCCTGGCCGGAGCTGACCGGCACCCCGGGGCTCGGCACCCCGGAACTCCGGGAGTTCGCCCCCGGGGTGCTGGTGCACAGTGAGGGCCGCCGCCATCGCACCGCCGACCTACGGAGCGCGAGGGGCGCACTCAGAGCCGTACGCACCCGGTCGAGCGCCCCCCACCTCGCGCCGGGCGGGTCCGGGAGCGATCTGCGGCTCGTCTCGCGGGCGGGCCTCGGCGGCAGAGGCGCCGAGCCCGGCACCACAGGAGTCAAGAGCACCGGACTCAGGAGCGCGGGACTCAGAAGCACCGGGCTCAGGAACAGCCGTACGGTCTCCGACGCGATCGACCGGGCCCGGCTCGGCGCGGCGCTCTCCCGGCTGGCCGCCACTCCGACGGCCCGGCTGCTGGCCCGCCCCGAGCGGACGGCGCTGGCCGCGCTGGCGGCGGGCCAGATGCCCGCCCGTACGGTGGACGGCGTCCTGCGCCCGCTGCTCTCCGCGCTGCTCGGCGATCCCGGCCTCACCACGTCGAGCCGGTGCGCGGATCTGGCGCTGCGCGACTATGCGCGGGGCGGACTGTGTGTACCGGCGGGCGGTTCGGGAACGCTGCCCGATCTGCTGGCCGCCGCGCTGCCGCCCGGCACGGTACGGACCGGGGTGCATGTCACGGCCGCAGGCATCACCACCGTACGGACCAAGGAGCACGGCGAGCTGGGGTGCCGTTCCCTGCTGCTGGCGACCGGTGCGGGGGCCGCGGCCGAGCTGCTGCCGGGGTTGCGGGTACCGGCCTTCCGTCCGGTGACGGTCCTCCACCACACCGCGCCCGTACCGCCGCCGACCGGCAGGTCGCTGGTGCTGGACGGCGACCGGTCGGGTCCGGTGGCGTACACGGCGGTGATGAGCGAGGTCGACCCCTCGCGCGCCCCCGAGGGCCGGACGCTGGTCACCTCGACGGTGCTCGGGACCCCGCCGCCGGACCTGGACCGTTCCGTACGTACGCATCTGGCGAGGCTGTACGGGACGCCGACGGACGACTGGGAGCTGCTGGCCGCCCACCACGACCCGGAGGCGGTCCCCGCGATGGAGGCCCCGCACGACCCGCACCGGCCCGTACGGGTGCTGGCCGGGCTGTATGTGTGCGGCGACCACCGCGACACGAGCACGGTCCAGGGGGCGCTGCACTCGGGGCGCCGGGCGGCCGAGGCGATCCTCACCGACCTGGGCGTACGCCCGGCGCACGGGGAGGGCACAGGACTGCGGGAGGCGGCGTAA
- a CDS encoding regulator, protein MSERPPQRTPNRRLASLIAEAGFSHAGLARRVDQLGLEHGLDLRYDKTSVTRWLRGQQPRGTTPALIAEVFTRRLGRRLSAQDLGLDACAPVYAGLEFAATPAEAVDIVSGLWRKDSGTHTELRKIAFTPAGLVVPSRDWLIGRADEWVARDGGADRPPAPHRRPGVGTVGGAPGRTEPFRMEPGRTEPGRTEQGRTEPFRTEPGRTDGALRTDLRGAPRPGGPGGPLRPAGRPAPGAAPPAPGEPSGADRTGPGAVSGASTGTGALPVVPRQRQTERGPGQRVSGGDVSALRSVGELFRTLDHTYGGGHARQALVRYLEHEAEPMLRGSYGETTGRRLFAAVADLTRLAGWTSFDIAAHGLAQRYFVQALRLAQAAGDRGYGAYVLITMSRQAVYLGHGREAVQLARVAQQGIGSAAPPLVQALLHSVEARGHGILGEARACTAALTRAEHALEVARPGDEVPHWARLFDEAQLAHELGHCHRDLQQYRAAAQHAERSLQLRAPAYARSRLFCRVVLASARLGLGELDQACQLGAEAAQQASEMRSVRAAEYVRAFERSLEPYRDAAAVRGYRDRVAALG, encoded by the coding sequence ATGTCGGAACGACCCCCGCAGCGCACGCCCAACCGCCGCCTCGCCTCACTCATCGCGGAAGCCGGGTTCTCCCACGCGGGCCTCGCCCGCCGGGTCGATCAGCTCGGCCTCGAACACGGACTGGACCTGCGGTACGACAAGACCTCGGTCACCCGCTGGCTCCGGGGGCAGCAGCCGCGCGGCACCACCCCCGCCCTGATCGCCGAGGTCTTCACCCGGCGGCTCGGGCGGCGGCTCTCCGCGCAGGACCTGGGCCTGGACGCCTGTGCCCCCGTCTACGCGGGGCTGGAGTTCGCGGCCACCCCCGCCGAGGCCGTCGACATCGTCAGCGGCCTGTGGCGCAAGGACTCCGGCACCCACACCGAGCTGCGCAAGATCGCGTTCACCCCCGCCGGTCTCGTCGTCCCCAGCCGGGACTGGCTGATCGGCCGCGCCGACGAGTGGGTGGCACGCGACGGCGGTGCGGACCGGCCGCCGGCCCCGCACCGCAGGCCGGGCGTCGGCACGGTCGGCGGCGCTCCGGGACGTACGGAACCGTTCCGTATGGAACCGGGGCGCACCGAACCAGGCCGTACGGAACAAGGCCGTACAGAACCTTTCCGTACCGAACCAGGCCGTACGGACGGCGCCCTGCGCACCGACCTCCGGGGCGCGCCCCGTCCCGGCGGCCCCGGCGGCCCCCTGCGCCCGGCCGGACGCCCCGCCCCGGGCGCCGCGCCGCCCGCCCCGGGGGAACCGTCCGGCGCGGACCGGACCGGCCCCGGAGCCGTATCCGGTGCGAGTACGGGTACGGGCGCGCTGCCCGTCGTCCCGCGCCAGCGGCAGACCGAGCGCGGCCCCGGCCAGCGGGTCAGCGGCGGGGACGTCTCCGCGCTGCGCTCGGTCGGTGAGCTCTTCCGCACCCTCGACCACACCTACGGCGGCGGCCACGCCCGCCAGGCGCTCGTGCGGTATCTGGAGCACGAGGCCGAGCCGATGCTCCGGGGGAGCTACGGCGAGACCACCGGACGCCGCCTCTTCGCCGCGGTCGCCGATCTGACCCGGCTGGCCGGCTGGACCTCGTTCGACATCGCCGCCCACGGCCTGGCCCAGCGGTACTTCGTCCAGGCGCTGCGGCTCGCCCAGGCCGCCGGGGACCGGGGCTACGGGGCGTACGTCCTGATCACCATGAGCCGTCAGGCCGTCTACCTCGGCCACGGCAGGGAGGCCGTCCAGCTCGCCCGCGTCGCCCAGCAGGGCATCGGCTCCGCCGCCCCGCCCCTCGTCCAGGCCCTGCTGCACTCGGTCGAGGCCCGCGGCCACGGCATCCTCGGTGAGGCGCGGGCCTGCACCGCCGCGCTGACCCGGGCCGAACACGCCCTGGAGGTGGCCCGCCCCGGGGACGAGGTCCCGCACTGGGCCCGCCTCTTCGACGAGGCCCAGCTCGCCCATGAGCTCGGCCACTGCCACCGGGATCTCCAGCAGTACCGGGCCGCCGCCCAGCACGCGGAGCGCTCGCTCCAGCTGCGTGCTCCGGCGTACGCCCGCAGCCGACTGTTCTGCCGGGTGGTGCTCGCCTCCGCCCGGCTGGGCCTCGGCGAGCTGGACCAGGCGTGCCAGCTGGGGGCGGAGGCGGCCCAGCAGGCGTCGGAGATGCGCTCGGTCCGGGCCGCCGAGTACGTACGCGCCTTCGAACGCAGCCTGGAGCCGTACCGGGACGCCGCGGCCGTACGCGGCTACCGGGACCGGGTCGCCGCGCTGGGCTGA
- a CDS encoding arsenate reductase, whose translation MEIWINPACSKCRGAVSLLDAEGADYTVRRYLEDVPSPEEIRDVLERLGLEPWDIARTQEAVAKELGLKEWARDSGSRERWIAALSEHPKLIQRPIITADDGTAVVARSEEAVRDALGRGA comes from the coding sequence ATGGAGATCTGGATCAATCCGGCCTGTTCCAAGTGCCGTGGCGCCGTCAGTCTGCTGGACGCCGAAGGGGCCGACTACACCGTCCGGCGCTATCTGGAGGACGTGCCCTCGCCCGAGGAGATCCGGGATGTCCTGGAGCGGCTCGGGCTCGAGCCGTGGGACATCGCCCGGACCCAGGAGGCCGTGGCCAAGGAGCTGGGCCTCAAGGAGTGGGCGCGGGACTCCGGTTCGCGGGAGCGGTGGATCGCCGCCCTGTCCGAGCACCCCAAGCTGATCCAGCGGCCGATCATCACCGCCGATGACGGTACGGCCGTGGTGGCACGGAGCGAGGAAGCCGTACGGGACGCGCTCGGGCGCGGGGCCTGA
- a CDS encoding lipoyl synthase, with amino-acid sequence MSAVAPDGRKMLRLEVRNSQTPIERKPEWIKTRAKMGPEYKQLQTLVKGEGLHTVCQEAGCPNIFECWEDREATFLIGGDQCTRRCDFCQIDTGKPQALDRDEPRRVGESVVTMDLNYATITGVARDDLEDGGAWLYAETVRQIHTLTAEREAGATKVELLIPDFNADPEQLAEVFSSRPEVLAHNVETVPRIFKRIRPGFRYERSLEVITRAREAGLITKSNLILGMGETREEVSEALQDLYDAGCELITITQYLRPSVRHHPVERWVKPMEFVELKDEADAIGYSGVMSGPLVRSSYRAGRLFQQAMEARGAVAGSVPAAQAV; translated from the coding sequence GTGTCCGCTGTCGCACCCGACGGGCGCAAGATGCTGCGCCTGGAGGTCCGAAACAGCCAGACCCCCATCGAGCGCAAGCCCGAGTGGATCAAAACGCGGGCGAAGATGGGCCCCGAGTACAAGCAGCTGCAGACGCTCGTGAAGGGCGAGGGACTGCACACGGTCTGCCAGGAGGCGGGCTGCCCCAACATCTTCGAGTGCTGGGAGGACCGCGAGGCCACCTTCCTCATCGGCGGCGACCAGTGCACGCGGCGCTGCGACTTCTGCCAGATCGACACAGGCAAGCCGCAGGCGCTGGACCGTGACGAGCCCCGCCGGGTCGGCGAGTCCGTCGTCACGATGGACCTGAACTACGCCACCATCACCGGCGTCGCCCGTGACGACCTGGAGGACGGCGGTGCCTGGCTGTACGCGGAGACCGTGCGCCAGATCCACACGCTGACCGCCGAGCGGGAGGCGGGCGCGACCAAGGTCGAGCTGCTGATCCCCGACTTCAACGCGGACCCCGAGCAGCTCGCCGAGGTCTTCTCCTCGCGCCCCGAGGTGCTCGCGCACAACGTGGAGACGGTGCCGCGGATCTTCAAGCGCATCCGCCCCGGTTTCCGCTACGAGCGGTCCCTGGAGGTCATCACGCGGGCCCGCGAGGCCGGTCTGATCACCAAGTCGAACCTGATCCTCGGCATGGGCGAGACCCGCGAGGAAGTCAGCGAGGCGCTCCAGGACCTGTACGACGCGGGTTGCGAGCTCATCACGATTACGCAGTACCTGCGCCCCTCCGTACGGCACCACCCGGTCGAGCGCTGGGTGAAGCCGATGGAGTTCGTCGAGCTGAAGGACGAGGCCGACGCGATCGGCTACTCCGGCGTGATGTCGGGGCCGCTGGTGCGGTCCTCGTACCGCGCGGGCCGGCTCTTCCAGCAGGCGATGGAGGCGCGCGGCGCGGTCGCCGGAAGCGTGCCGGCCGCCCAGGCGGTGTGA
- a CDS encoding GNAT family N-acetyltransferase, whose product MSATVLRSVSVRPARPADEEALGELDRSTWSTLHAVVPRPQPPYEPFFDERHRPGDFLVAEVETETETEAESEAESEAGFGTGAITRSGSGSGAVTGSGGARIAGYIRLVPPTPLASNAHVRQIQGLAVAPWARGAGVGRTLLRAACAEARRQGANRITLRVLGHNTPARALYASEGFAVEGVLSGEFFLQGRYADDVLMGRSLTP is encoded by the coding sequence ATGTCCGCAACCGTCCTTCGTTCCGTATCCGTACGACCCGCCCGGCCCGCCGACGAGGAGGCGCTCGGGGAGCTCGACCGGTCCACCTGGTCGACGCTGCACGCGGTGGTGCCCCGGCCGCAGCCGCCGTACGAGCCGTTCTTCGACGAGCGGCACCGGCCCGGGGACTTCCTGGTGGCCGAGGTCGAGACCGAGACCGAGACCGAGGCCGAGTCCGAGGCCGAATCCGAGGCCGGGTTCGGGACGGGGGCCATAACCCGGTCCGGGTCCGGGTCCGGTGCCGTGACCGGGTCCGGCGGGGCGCGCATCGCCGGGTACATACGCCTGGTCCCGCCCACCCCGCTCGCCAGCAACGCCCATGTGCGCCAGATACAGGGCCTCGCCGTGGCCCCCTGGGCGCGCGGGGCCGGGGTCGGGCGGACCCTGCTGCGGGCCGCGTGTGCCGAGGCGCGGCGCCAGGGGGCCAACCGGATCACGCTGCGCGTGCTCGGGCACAACACCCCCGCCCGGGCGCTGTACGCCTCCGAGGGGTTCGCCGTGGAAGGGGTGCTGAGCGGGGAGTTCTTCCTGCAGGGCCGCTATGCCGACGACGTTCTGATGGGGCGCTCGCTCACGCCCTGA
- a CDS encoding RDD family protein, translating into MGADFGYRGERLGLPEEGPGAIAPLGRRFGAIFIDWSLCMVIAYGLLARGDQQAAGNWALGIFFLMSALTVGTIGCTPGKRLLGLRVVSEDGGRLGFVRVLVRTVLLLLVIPALVWDRDGRGLHDRLGRAVQVRI; encoded by the coding sequence ATGGGCGCCGACTTCGGCTACCGCGGCGAGAGGCTCGGGCTGCCCGAGGAGGGGCCGGGGGCCATCGCGCCGCTCGGCCGCCGGTTCGGGGCGATCTTCATCGACTGGTCGCTCTGCATGGTGATCGCATACGGGCTGCTCGCCCGCGGTGACCAGCAGGCGGCGGGGAACTGGGCGCTCGGCATCTTCTTCCTCATGAGCGCCCTCACCGTCGGCACCATCGGCTGCACCCCCGGCAAGCGCCTCCTGGGGCTGCGCGTGGTCTCCGAGGACGGAGGCCGCCTCGGCTTCGTACGCGTCCTCGTCCGGACCGTCCTGCTCCTCCTCGTCATCCCGGCCCTCGTCTGGGACCGCGACGGGCGCGGCCTCCACGACCGGCTCGGCCGCGCCGTACAGGTCCGGATCTAG
- a CDS encoding GNAT family N-acetyltransferase has product MSDLWTGEKVRLRGIEPADWEGFRALALHTVDARNADVVEPPRSDESFRAWAAERAARTPNPSAYQLVIETRFEHAFVGAVSVGETDARAGRFRTGIEVTREHRRQGYAAEATELVLTYMFAEQRSHKCEVEVYAFNDASLALYRSLGFVEEGRLRQHEFFAGTYHDVVLLGITADEYWAGRTRPSLR; this is encoded by the coding sequence ATGAGCGACCTGTGGACCGGGGAGAAGGTACGCCTGCGGGGCATCGAACCGGCGGACTGGGAGGGCTTCCGCGCCCTGGCCCTGCACACCGTGGACGCCCGCAACGCCGACGTGGTCGAGCCCCCGCGCTCGGACGAGAGCTTCCGCGCCTGGGCCGCCGAGCGCGCGGCCCGCACGCCGAACCCCTCCGCGTACCAACTGGTCATCGAGACCCGCTTCGAGCACGCCTTCGTCGGCGCGGTATCGGTCGGCGAGACGGACGCCCGCGCGGGCCGCTTCCGTACGGGCATCGAGGTCACCCGCGAACACCGCCGCCAGGGCTACGCGGCCGAGGCCACCGAACTGGTCCTCACCTACATGTTCGCCGAACAGCGCAGCCACAAGTGCGAGGTGGAGGTCTACGCCTTCAACGACGCCTCCCTCGCCCTCTACCGCAGCCTCGGCTTCGTGGAGGAGGGCCGCCTGCGCCAGCACGAGTTCTTCGCGGGCACCTACCACGACGTGGTCCTGCTGGGCATCACGGCGGACGAGTACTGGGCGGGCCGGACGCGGCCTTCGCTGCGCTGA
- a CDS encoding lipoate-protein ligase B, with translation MSELRFVRLGFGDEAVEYQEAWQKQREVHAARFEDLVPDTCLLLEHPPVYTAGRRTADSERPLDGTPVIDVDRGGKITWHGPGQLVGYPIQKLPRPVDVVAHVRRLEDALIRTAADFGVETSRVEGRSGVWVLGDPVEQRQALGGLSLDFDPRLQDEEFDPRLNGPEYAPSNAGQRREDRKLAAIGIRVAKGVTMHGFALNVNPDNTWFDRIVPCGIRDAGVTSLSNELGRDITIEEVLPVAEKHLRDILENAELAPRVIERPAGQSAERATEEPVEQPAGQPVGQPKAAAPA, from the coding sequence GTGAGCGAGCTGCGGTTCGTCCGTCTCGGCTTCGGCGACGAGGCGGTCGAGTACCAGGAGGCATGGCAGAAGCAGCGCGAGGTGCACGCGGCCCGGTTCGAGGACCTGGTGCCGGACACCTGCCTGCTCCTGGAACACCCGCCCGTCTACACGGCGGGCCGCCGTACCGCCGACAGCGAACGCCCGCTGGACGGCACTCCGGTCATCGATGTGGACCGGGGCGGGAAGATCACCTGGCACGGCCCGGGGCAGCTCGTCGGCTACCCCATCCAGAAGCTGCCGCGCCCGGTCGACGTGGTCGCCCATGTGCGCCGCCTGGAGGACGCGCTGATCCGTACGGCCGCCGACTTCGGGGTGGAGACCTCGCGGGTCGAGGGCCGCAGCGGGGTCTGGGTGCTCGGCGACCCGGTCGAGCAGCGCCAGGCGCTCGGCGGGCTCTCGCTGGACTTCGACCCCAGGCTCCAGGACGAGGAGTTCGACCCGCGGCTGAACGGCCCCGAGTACGCCCCGTCCAACGCGGGCCAGCGCCGCGAGGACCGCAAGCTGGCCGCGATCGGCATCCGGGTCGCCAAGGGCGTGACGATGCACGGCTTCGCGCTGAACGTGAACCCGGACAACACCTGGTTCGACCGGATCGTGCCGTGCGGCATCCGGGACGCGGGGGTCACGTCCCTCTCGAACGAGCTGGGCCGGGACATCACCATCGAGGAGGTGCTGCCGGTCGCCGAGAAGCACCTGCGGGACATCCTGGAGAACGCGGAGCTCGCGCCCCGCGTGATCGAACGGCCGGCCGGGCAGTCGGCCGAGCGAGCGACCGAGGAGCCGGTCGAGCAGCCCGCCGGGCAGCCGGTCGGGCAGCCGAAGGCCGCGGCCCCGGCGTGA
- a CDS encoding MarR family transcriptional regulator: MDGKPRAKATPEQAHAQMDRLMALGIVAQHDIAGRLGLNITDLTCLGFVLEAQGTGTAATAGELAQRANLTTGAITGVITRLERAGYARRQSDPADRRRVRVVADETAAARLFEVYGPNYQRFAALFADYSPDEIAVLSDWFGRATEIMRTSLDEVRGGGTEGR, translated from the coding sequence GTGGACGGCAAGCCGCGGGCGAAAGCCACCCCGGAACAGGCGCACGCCCAGATGGACCGGCTGATGGCGCTGGGCATCGTCGCCCAGCACGACATCGCGGGACGGCTCGGGCTCAACATCACCGACCTGACCTGTCTGGGCTTCGTCCTGGAGGCCCAGGGCACCGGGACGGCCGCCACGGCGGGTGAGCTGGCCCAGCGCGCCAACCTCACCACCGGGGCCATCACCGGCGTCATCACCCGGCTCGAACGGGCCGGGTACGCCCGTCGGCAGAGCGACCCCGCCGACCGCAGGCGGGTCAGGGTCGTCGCCGACGAGACCGCCGCCGCCCGGCTCTTCGAGGTCTACGGGCCCAACTACCAGCGGTTCGCCGCTCTGTTCGCCGATTACTCCCCCGACGAGATCGCCGTGCTCTCCGACTGGTTCGGCCGCGCCACCGAGATCATGCGCACCTCACTGGACGAGGTGCGGGGCGGGGGTACGGAGGGGCGGTAG
- a CDS encoding DNA-binding protein translates to MTSSVPWQESLSEGTEAVQDEVIRWYRRTPEGRAYIPTMIWGTLQTEAYATVILGQVVDFLGIPDDVPAGVAKRIRRQQVLYDGEHRYDVVLGEQALYTNIGGPEVMREQIDRILRDLALPSLTLGIIPASAPVDMLPVHAFSLHGDEVHVELVSSGVTVTDPAELDLYRKAFSRLSDAALYGDGAEELLRKARSFWSGDRHG, encoded by the coding sequence GTGACCAGCTCAGTCCCGTGGCAGGAGAGCTTGTCCGAAGGCACCGAAGCGGTCCAGGACGAAGTGATCCGCTGGTACCGGCGGACGCCCGAGGGCCGGGCGTACATTCCGACCATGATCTGGGGCACCCTCCAGACGGAGGCGTACGCCACCGTGATCCTGGGGCAGGTCGTCGACTTCCTCGGGATTCCGGACGACGTGCCCGCAGGCGTGGCCAAGCGGATACGGCGGCAGCAGGTCCTGTACGACGGCGAGCACCGCTACGACGTCGTCCTCGGCGAGCAGGCCCTCTACACGAACATCGGCGGACCCGAGGTCATGCGGGAGCAGATCGACCGCATCCTCCGCGACCTCGCCCTGCCCTCCCTCACCCTCGGCATCATCCCCGCCTCAGCGCCCGTGGACATGCTCCCCGTCCATGCCTTCAGCCTGCACGGGGACGAGGTCCACGTCGAACTGGTCTCCTCGGGCGTGACCGTCACCGACCCCGCCGAACTCGACCTCTACCGCAAGGCGTTCAGCCGCCTGAGCGACGCGGCTCTGTACGGCGACGGGGCCGAGGAACTCCTGCGCAAGGCCCGGTCCTTCTGGAGCGGGGACCGGCACGGCTGA
- a CDS encoding TIGR01777 family protein, producing MPTSRIAVTGSSGLIGAALVRSLRADGHKVARLVRRPARSGDEVEWDPKRGYVDVAGLVGCDAVVHLAGAGVGDRRWTDAYKREIRDSRVLGTAAIAEAVASLDTPPQVLLSGSAIGFYGDTGDRAVDETAPPGAGFLPSVCEEWEAATAAAEERGIRTVHARTGLVVAREGGAWGRLFPLFKAGLGGRMGNGRQYWSFIALHDHVAALRHILDTESLTGPVNLTGPDPVTNAEVTAAMGRVLRRPTLFTAPAPALRIALGEFAGDVLGSQRVIPGQLLDSGFSFAFPGIDAAIRAALR from the coding sequence ATGCCGACCTCCCGTATCGCCGTCACTGGATCGTCCGGACTCATCGGAGCGGCGCTCGTGCGCTCGCTGCGCGCCGACGGGCACAAGGTGGCCCGCCTGGTGCGGCGGCCCGCCCGGTCCGGGGACGAGGTGGAGTGGGACCCCAAGCGGGGTTACGTGGACGTGGCCGGGCTCGTGGGCTGCGACGCGGTCGTCCACCTCGCCGGGGCCGGGGTCGGCGACCGGCGCTGGACCGACGCCTACAAGCGGGAGATCCGCGACAGCCGGGTGCTGGGCACGGCCGCGATCGCCGAGGCCGTCGCCTCGCTCGACACCCCGCCGCAGGTGCTGCTCTCCGGTTCGGCCATCGGCTTCTACGGCGATACGGGAGACCGCGCCGTGGACGAGACCGCACCGCCCGGGGCCGGTTTCCTGCCCTCCGTCTGCGAGGAGTGGGAGGCCGCGACCGCCGCCGCCGAGGAGCGGGGCATCCGCACGGTGCACGCCCGCACCGGCCTGGTGGTGGCCCGTGAGGGCGGGGCGTGGGGGCGTCTGTTCCCCCTGTTCAAGGCGGGGCTCGGGGGGCGGATGGGCAACGGCCGCCAGTACTGGAGCTTCATCGCCCTGCACGACCATGTCGCGGCCCTGCGCCACATCCTGGACACCGAGTCGCTGACCGGACCGGTGAACCTGACCGGGCCCGACCCCGTCACCAACGCCGAGGTGACCGCCGCGATGGGCCGCGTCCTGCGCCGCCCGACCCTGTTCACGGCCCCCGCGCCCGCGCTGCGGATCGCGCTCGGGGAGTTCGCGGGCGATGTGCTGGGCAGTCAGCGGGTGATCCCGGGGCAGCTGCTGGACTCCGGCTTCTCGTTCGCCTTCCCCGGCATCGACGCGGCGATCCGCGCGGCCCTGCGCTGA
- a CDS encoding type I glutamate--ammonia ligase gives MFQNADEVQAYVRDKDVKFIDVRFCDLPGVMQHFTIPAASFDPAEELAFDGSSIRGFQAIHESDMALRADLSTARVDPFRRDKTLNINFFIHDPITGEQYSRDPRNIAKKAEAYLASTGIADTAYFGPEAEFYVFDNVRFQTSANESFYHIDSEAGAWNTGALENNRGYKVRYKGGYFPVPPVDHFADLRAEISLELDKNGLQVERQHHEVGTAGQAEINYKFNTLLAAADDLMLFKYIVKNVAWRNGKTATFMPKPIFGDNGSGMHVHQSLWQGGQPLFYDEQGYAGLSDTARYYIGGILKHAPSLLAFTNPTVNSYHRLVPGFEAPVNMVYSQRNRSAAMRIPITGSNPKAKRVEFRAPDPSSNPYLAFSALLMAGLDGVKNKIEPAEPIDKDLYELAPEEHANVQQVPTSLPAVLEALEADNEYLQAGGVFTSDLIETWIDYKRTHEIAPIQLRPHPHEFELYFDI, from the coding sequence ATGTTCCAGAACGCCGACGAAGTGCAGGCTTACGTCCGTGACAAGGACGTCAAGTTCATCGATGTCCGGTTCTGCGACCTGCCCGGGGTGATGCAGCACTTCACGATCCCGGCAGCGAGCTTCGACCCGGCCGAGGAACTGGCCTTCGACGGTTCGTCGATCCGCGGCTTCCAGGCCATCCACGAGTCCGACATGGCGCTGCGCGCCGACCTGTCGACGGCTCGGGTGGACCCGTTCCGCCGCGACAAGACGCTCAACATCAACTTCTTCATCCACGACCCGATCACGGGCGAGCAGTACAGCCGTGACCCGCGCAACATCGCCAAGAAGGCCGAGGCGTACCTCGCCTCGACCGGCATCGCGGACACCGCGTACTTCGGCCCGGAGGCCGAGTTCTACGTCTTCGACAACGTCCGCTTCCAGACGTCGGCGAACGAGAGCTTCTACCACATCGACTCCGAGGCCGGCGCCTGGAACACGGGTGCGCTGGAGAACAACCGGGGCTACAAGGTCCGCTACAAGGGCGGCTACTTCCCGGTCCCGCCGGTCGACCACTTCGCCGACCTGCGGGCCGAGATCTCCCTGGAGCTGGACAAGAACGGCCTCCAGGTCGAGCGCCAGCACCACGAGGTCGGCACCGCCGGGCAGGCGGAGATCAACTACAAGTTCAACACGCTGCTCGCCGCGGCCGACGACCTGATGCTCTTCAAGTACATCGTGAAGAACGTCGCCTGGCGCAACGGCAAGACCGCGACCTTCATGCCGAAGCCGATCTTCGGTGACAACGGCTCGGGCATGCACGTCCACCAGTCGCTGTGGCAGGGCGGCCAGCCCCTCTTCTACGACGAGCAGGGTTACGCCGGTCTGTCGGACACCGCGCGCTACTACATCGGCGGCATCCTCAAGCACGCCCCGTCGCTGCTGGCCTTCACCAACCCGACGGTGAACTCCTACCACCGCCTGGTGCCCGGCTTCGAGGCCCCGGTCAACATGGTGTACTCGCAGCGGAACCGTTCCGCCGCGATGCGCATCCCGATCACCGGCTCGAACCCGAAGGCCAAGCGCGTCGAGTTCCGCGCCCCGGACCCGTCCTCCAACCCGTACCTCGCCTTCTCGGCGCTGCTGATGGCGGGCCTGGACGGCGTGAAGAACAAGATCGAGCCCGCCGAGCCGATCGACAAGGACCTCTACGAGCTGGCTCCCGAGGAGCACGCCAACGTCCAGCAGGTCCCGACGTCCCTCCCGGCCGTGCTCGAGGCCCTGGAGGCGGACAACGAGTACCTCCAGGCGGGCGGCGTCTTCACGTCGGACCTGATCGAGACGTGGATCGACTACAAGCGCACGCACGAGATCGCCCCGATCCAGCTGCGCCCGCACCCGCACGAGTTCGAGCTGTACTTCGACATCTAA